The genomic window CATTAACATGAAAAAAATTAGACCCGGTGAGGGGTTTGTTGGGATCGGCAATGAAAAGCAGATTTTCTTTCATGCCCTCGGGGAGTTCGTCTCGGTTAATTTCGTAACGAATACTAAAGTGATATTGTTTGGGGGTAATCGAGCGAATTTGTTTGAGCATGGTGTGGGTCCAAAAACTTTTGGGGATAAACGGCTCAATGCTGCGGACCCGGGCATTCCACAATAAATAGCGGCAGCCAATGGTGCCTTCAAAACCGGCTAGGCGAATCCCTTGAATTTTGCGTTTTTCAATTTCTAAGGCTTCGATGTGAACATTGTTTTTAATCACGCCCGAATAAGATTCGATTTTATCTAAAAAGACCTTTTTTAAGCGACCCATGCCACCTTTAACTTCGTAGAGTACACAGTTTTCATTCGAGAGCAGCTTAGAAATAACATAAGTATAAGGGTTGTCAGAATAGGTGCTGGCTAGAAAGCGCAGTTGGGCTTCTAAAAAAGTTTTGATGTCGAGGTTGGCCTTTAAATCTTCTAAATAACTCGAAAGCCGTTCGGTTAAACCGCTATTTTGAATAAATTTTTTAAATTTCCATTTTTCTTGAAAGGTTTTAGGCAAAATTAATTCTTGCAAAGTTTCGGTATCGAGTACCGATTCAAAAAGATCCATGGAACTATAAAATTCTTTAACCAATTTAAAGTCGTACGGAAATTCTCGCTTGAGTTCTCTTTCAAAGAGATCGCGATCAGTGAAGACATCGAGACGATGGTTGGGTAAAACCACTTGGTAAGGGATAGAGAGTTTGCGCACGACGGCTAATTCGTGGTCCATGATCGATAGCCGCCCTAAGATGCTTTTAAACAGCTTGCTGTCGAGGTGGGTGACTAAATTGGGTTGGATATCTTTTTTGGTGGACGCAAGTTCTTTGTCGAAGTTGAGCACAATCACCGACAGCCCGCGCTTGGCCAAAAAGGCGCCGGTGATTAACCCTGCCAAATCCATCCCTACAATGAGTACATCACAATATTTTTCAGACATAATAGCATTTCATATATGGATCCCGGGTCAAGCCCGGGATGACGTCATGCCGGCCCCCGAGCCGGCATCCATTTAAAAGTGATACATTACATTGCCAGTCATTCCAAAATCCATGAGGGCGCTGGAATTACTGTTGCTTTGAATCAGGCCAATCGACCGAAATTGAGCCGATAAACCAACCGATAATCTTTCGGCCACATAGAAGTCGGCCCCTAAGCCTACTTGTGCGCCCATGCCAACGCCACCCGTGCCATCAGCGCGTGAACCTTCGGTCAAAAAGTAAAGACCAATACCGGCTAGGGCATAGGGTTCAATATTGGCTTCTTCGCTCATGAAATAAAATTTTAGATTAACATTCGGTATGCCCAGTAGATATTGACTATCGTCACCGGCATTGGGGCCCTTGCCATCGTGGATGCTAAAATAAAAGTCAGATTCTAAGGCCCAACGTTGATTGAAACGAAAATCAATCGCAATACCGCCGCCGGGGCCAATCTTTAATTGGGGGTTGGCATCGGTAAGAAAAAAATCTCCCACGCCTAGTAACCCAACTGAGCTACCTTCTCGGGCCCAGGATTGGGTGGATAACATTAAACAAGTGAGTGTAAGCAAAGTTAAAGATAATTTTTTCATAGAGACTCCTTTTATTATTAACCGTCCCGTTACAGTATGGATATATGACATAAGATCATGAGCCGAGACAAGGAAGATGAGCAAAAAGCGCGGAGGCGTAGCTGTGGCTACGTCGAGCACTTTTTGTGAAATCTGACGCAGTCGCAGGCCATGAGCTGAAGTCAGATGTCCATACTGTAACGGGACGGTTAATAGTATTCCACTTTGACCTTGCGCCCTTGGAGATGAACCTTGCCTTGGGCGAATTTTTCAATCACTTCAGAATAAAGTTGATGTTCAGAAACTAAAATGCGTTCGCTTAAACTTGCTTCGGTGTCGTTTTGTAGCACAGGGACCACCTGTTGCGCAATGATGGGGCCTGAGTCAGTGCCTGCATCGACAAAGTGCACGGTGCAACCCGCAATTTTAGCGCCGTATTCGATGGTTTGACGTTGGGCGTGCAGGCCTTTAAAAGCGGGCAACAGCGCAGGATGAATGTTAATTACTTTGTTAGGATAGGCTGCTAGAAAAGTTGGAGTGAGTAGTCGCATAAATCCCGCTAAGACGATTAAATCGATGGGGTATTCTTGGAGTTTTGCGATCAGAAGTCTATCAAAATTTTCGCGATTTAGGTTTTGTGCTTCGATAATGTGGGTGGGCACATGATGGGCTTCGGCAATCTTCAAAGCCTTGGCCTTTGGATTATCTGAAATCACACAGCTAGTTTGAGCTGATAAACGACCGGTTTGAATATTTTTTAAAATCGCTTCTAAATTGGAACCTTGCCTAGAGGCGAGGACGGCAATGTGAAAGGTCATAGTATAAAATCGGGTTCATTGGGTTTACGGGATTCGATGGTTCCAATTTCGAAGGCTTGTTCGCCTAAACCTTGTAGCATGCTGATGCAATCTTGGGTGTCTTGGGCGCTGA from Deltaproteobacteria bacterium includes these protein-coding regions:
- a CDS encoding phosphoribosylglycinamide formyltransferase, which gives rise to MTFHIAVLASRQGSNLEAILKNIQTGRLSAQTSCVISDNPKAKALKIAEAHHVPTHIIEAQNLNRENFDRLLIAKLQEYPIDLIVLAGFMRLLTPTFLAAYPNKVINIHPALLPAFKGLHAQRQTIEYGAKIAGCTVHFVDAGTDSGPIIAQQVVPVLQNDTEASLSERILVSEHQLYSEVIEKFAQGKVHLQGRKVKVEYY
- a CDS encoding outer membrane beta-barrel protein, which gives rise to MKKLSLTLLTLTCLMLSTQSWAREGSSVGLLGVGDFFLTDANPQLKIGPGGGIAIDFRFNQRWALESDFYFSIHDGKGPNAGDDSQYLLGIPNVNLKFYFMSEEANIEPYALAGIGLYFLTEGSRADGTGGVGMGAQVGLGADFYVAERLSVGLSAQFRSIGLIQSNSNSSALMDFGMTGNVMYHF